A genome region from Magnolia sinica isolate HGM2019 chromosome 8, MsV1, whole genome shotgun sequence includes the following:
- the LOC131253922 gene encoding chitinase 2-like: MCFAAVNSNLFREYIGAESHVVRFSDVPINPDVEFHFILAFAIDYSTRSTPLPTNGKFNIFWEKNNLGPSDVASIKKNHRNVKIAISLGGDTVGEDSIGRDSMGHHHVYFQPQSISSWVQNAVSSLTKIIKQYNIDGIDIDYEHFHADPNTFAECIGQLVTTLKNNSVISFASIAPFDDRGPVQRHYLALWSKFGHVIDYVNFQFYAYDMGISVSEFLDYVDKQVANYKGGKVLVSFISDGSGGLGPHDGFFEACNQLKKQGKLEGIFVWSADDSQKFGFRYEKQSQELLGSA; this comes from the coding sequence TTTTGCAGCTGTTAACTCCAATCTTTTTCGGGAGTACATTGGTGCGGAATCCCATGTCGTGAGGTTCTCCGATGTGCCTATAAATCCTGATGTGGAGTTCCACTTCATCCTTGCATTCGCGATCGACTATTCCACCCGAAGCACCCCATTGCCAACCAATGGGAAATTCAACATCTTTTGGGAGAAAAACAATCTGGGGCCCAGCGATGTTGCATCGATTAAGAAAAACCATCGGAATGTCAAGATCGCCATCAGCTTAGGCGGGGACACCGTTGGCGAGGACAGCATTGGCAGGGATAGCATGGGCCACCACCACGTCTACTTCCAGCCACAGTCCATCTCTTCATGGGTCCAAAACGCTGTCTCATCACTAACCAAAATCATCAAGCAGTACaatatcgatggcatcgacatcgaCTATGAGCACTTCCATGCGGACCCGAACACGTTTGCCGAGTGCATCGGACAGCTGGTAACCACTCTCAAGAATAATAGTGTAATCTCATTTGCATCCATCGCACCATTTGATGACAGGGGGCCGGTCCAGAGACATTACTTGGCACTGTGGAGCAAATTTGGGCATGTGATCGACTACGTGAATTTCCAGTTCTATGCCTATGATATGGGGATTAGCGTGTCGGAATTTCTAGACTATGTCGATAAGCAAGTGGCTAATTACAAGGGAGGGAAGGTTTTGGTGAGTTTTATTAGTGATGGGAGTGGGGGTTTAGGTCCTCATGATGGATTTTTTGAGGCTTGCAATCAGTTAAAGAAGCAAGGGAAGCTTGAGGGTATCTTTGTGTGGTCAGCTGATGATTCTCAGAAGTTTGGATTTAGATATGAAAAGCAGTCTCAGGAGCTGTTAGGGTCAGCTTGA